A window from Culex pipiens pallens isolate TS chromosome 3, TS_CPP_V2, whole genome shotgun sequence encodes these proteins:
- the LOC120413035 gene encoding craniofacial development protein 2-like, translated as MWEADALEVTMYQSKLGTGFIVLGKMRSRVIDWEPIDDRMCRLRIKGRFFNYLIFNVHCPHEESSDAVKETFYAKLEQKFGSCLQRDVKIVIGDMNARIGREEMYKPVIGPNSLHTVTNDNDQRCIYFAASRD; from the exons ATGTGGGAGGCTGATGCTTTGGAGGTCACCATGTACCAGAGCAAGCTGGGAACCGGCTTCATAGTGTTGGGCAAGATGCGGAGTCGTGTGATAGATTGGGAGCCGATCGACGACCGAATGTGTAGGTTGAGGATtaaaggccgtttcttcaactatcTCATCTTCAACGTACATTGCCCACACGAGGAATCATCCGATGCCGTGAAGGAAACGTTCTACGCGAAGCTGGAGCAGAAGTTCGGCAGCTGCCTGCAGAGGGACGTCAAGATCGTCATCGGAGATATGAACGCCCGCATAGGAAGGGAGGAGATGTACAAGCCGGTGATAGGGCCGAACAGCCTGCACACCGTCACGAACGACAACGACCAGCGCTGCATCTACTTCGCAGCCTCCCGCG ATTAG